The following proteins are co-located in the Phyllostomus discolor isolate MPI-MPIP mPhyDis1 chromosome 1, mPhyDis1.pri.v3, whole genome shotgun sequence genome:
- the KLHL28 gene encoding kelch-like protein 28 yields MDHTSPTYMLANLTHLHSEQLLQGLNLLRQHHELCDIILRIGDVKIHAHKVVLASISPYFKAMFTGNLSEKENNEVEFQCIDETALQAIVEYAYTGTIFISQDTVESLLPAANLLQIKLVLKECCAFLESQLDPGNCIGISRFAETYGCRDLYLAATKYVCQNFEAVCQTEEFFELTHADLDEIVSNDCLNVATEETVFYALESWINYDVQERQKYLAQLLNSVRLPLLSVKFLTRLYEANHLIRDDRTCKHLLNEALKYHFMPEHRLSHQTVLMTRPRCAPKVLCAVGGKSGLFACLDSVEMYFPQNDSWIGLAPLNMPRHEFGICVLDQKVYVIGGIETDVRPDFTVRTHENSVECWNPDTNTWTSLERMNEHRSTLGVVVLAGELYALGGYDGQSYLQSVEKYIPKLRKWEPVAPMTTTRSCFAAAVLDGMIYAIGGYGPAHMNSVERYDPSKDSWEMVASMADKRIHFGVGVMLGFIFVVGGHNGVSHLSSIERYDPHQNQWTLCRPMKEPRTGVGAAVIDNYLYVVGGHSGSSYLNTVQKYDPISDTWLDSAGMIYCRCNFGLTAL; encoded by the exons atgGACCACACATCCCCAACCTACATGCTTGCTAACTTAACCCACTTACATTCTGAACAACTTCTACAGGGTCTGAATCTTCTTCGTCAACATCACGAACTCTGTGACATCATTCTTCGAATAGGTGATGTTAAAATCCATGCTCACAAAGTGGTACTTGCCAGCATCAGCCCATATTTCAAAGCTATGTTCACTGGAAACCTTTCTGAGAAAGAGAACAATGAGGTTGAGTTTCAGTGCATTGACGAAACTGCTCTCCAGGCCATTGTGGAATATGCCTACACaggaactatttttatttctcaggacACAGTTGAATCTCTCCTTCCAGCAGCAAACCTACTCCAGATAAAACTTGTCCTGAAAGAATGTTGTGCATTTCTTGAAAGCCAGCTTGATCCTGGTAATTGTATTGGAATTTCTCGTTTTGCAGAGACATACGGTTGTCGTGACCTTTACTTGGCAGCCACTAAATACGTATGCCAAAATTTTGAAGCTGTTTGCCAGACTGAAGAGTTTTTTGAGCTTACACACGCTGATTTGGATGAAATTGTTTCCAATGACTGTTTGAATGTAGCTACAGAAGAGACTGTTTTTTATGCACTTGAGTCTTGGATCAATTATGATGTACAAGAACGCCAGAAATACTTAGCGCAGCTACTTAACAGTGTGCGATTACCATTGCTGAGTGTTAAGTTTCTCACTAGACTATATGAAGCAAATCATCTTATTCGTGATGATCGCACTTGTAAACATCTTTTGAATGAAGCCCTAAAGTACCACTTCATGCCTGAACATAGACTCTCTCATCAGACAGTCTTGATGACACGACCTCGCTGTGCTCCCAAAGTACTTTGTGCAGTAGGAGGAAAATCTGGATTGTTTGCCTGTTTGGATAG TGTGGAGATGTACTTTCCTCAGAATGACTCTTGGATTGGTTTGGCACCCTTAAACATGCCTCGCCATGAATTTGGAATATGCGTTTTAGACCAAAAGGTGTATGTTATAGGTGGTATTGAAACTGACGTGCGTCCTGATTTCACTGTCAGAACACATGAAAATTCAGTAGAATGCTGGAATCCTGATACAAATACCTGGACTTCTCTTGAGAGAATGAATGAGCACCGAAGCACCCTTGGAGTAGTAGTACTTGCAGGAGAACTTTATGCTTTAGGTGGTTATGATGGACAGTCTTACTTACAATCTGTAGAGAAGTATATTCCCAAATTAAGAAAATGGGAACCTGTGGCACCAATGACTACAACACGAAGTTGTTTTGCCGCAGCTGTGCTGGATGGAATGATATATGCTATTGGTGGGTATGGTCCTGCCCACATGAACAG TGTGGAACGTTACGATCCAAGTAAGGACTCCTGGGAGATGGTTGCATCTATGGCAGATAAAAGGATTCACTTTGGTGTGGGTGTCATGCTGGGCTTTATTTTTGTGGTAGGTGGACATAATGGTGTCTCACATTTGTCAAGTATTGAAAGATATGATCCCCATCAAAATCAGTGGACTCTGTGTAGACCAATGAAAGAACCCAGAACAG GAGTTGGTGCTGCAGTAATTGATAACTACCTTTATGTAGTTGGTGGTCACTCAGGGTCTTCCTATCTGAACACCGTGCAGAAATATGACCCTATCTCAGATACATGGCTGGATTCAGCTGGCATGATATACTGTCGCTGCAATTTTGGATTAACTGCACTTTGA